In the genome of Bacteroides mediterraneensis, the window AGTTTTCGCGAATCACGAGCATGATGGTGTCGTCGCCGGCAATGGTACCGATGATTTCATGAAAGTTGTGCATGTCAATGTCGTAAGCCAGACTGCTGGCATAACCGGGGCGAGTCTTGATTACGGCGATGTTGTTGGAGAACTCGATAGAGATGAAGCCATTGTGGCGCAGCATTTCACTGGCCTTCTGCGGTTCGGTCATGCGTTTGTACATCGTGTTGTTGGGAAGTACATACACATAGTTTCCGTTCATGCTGGCGGCTTTGGCCACCTTCAGCTGTTTTAAGTCGCGTGACAAAGTGGCTTGTGTCAATTGGAATCCTTCTTTCGTCAACTCTTGCAAGAGTTCGTCCTGACTTCCAATCTCCTTGCTGGAGATGATCATTTTAATGGAATCAAGTCTGCTATTCTTGTTCTTCATTGTATAATTATTCTTTTACGGCTGCAAAAATACGGATATATTTTGAATATCATGCATAAATTCTTATTTTTTTATGCGATTTTTCTGAAAAATGCATGAATATAATGAATAAATAACCACAATGGATTTTGTTTTGTATCTTTGTGCAGTTTATAGAAAAGAAGACAATAATGAATACTGCAATTTTGCCAAAAGAGAAAGACCCGATGGGGGCTGCCATATACGAGTATTTCAAGACCGGAAAAGCCGGAAAATTGAGGGTATTTTCTTCCCAGTTCGAAGAAGATGAGATTCCGGTGAAGGAATTGTTCCGCACGTATGACCACATGCCTCTGCTGGAGCAGACGGCTTTGGAACTGGCGGAAGGAAAGATTCTGGATGTAGGTGCAGGCAGCGGATGTCATTCGCTGGCTTTGCAGGAAATGGGAAAGAAGCCGGTGGCCATCGATATTTCGCCGCTTTCGGTGGAGGTGATGCAGGCCCGCGGAGTGGATGCACGGCTGGTGAATTTGTTCGACCCGCATTTTGTGGAGCGTTTTGATACCATCCTGATGCTGATGAACGGTTCGGGCATCATTGGACGGGTGGAAAATTTCGGGACTTTCTTCCAGCGGATAAAGCTGCTGCTGAATCCCGGAGGTTCCATCCTGATGGATTCCAGTGACCTGAGATACCTGTTTGAGGAAGAGGACGGGAGTTTCGTGGTGGATTTGGCGGCCGATTATTACGGACAGCTGGACTTCCGGATGCAGTACAAACAAATAAAAGGGGAAGCATTCGACTGGCTGTATGTGGATTTCAATACATTGCGTCTGTATGCTTCCCAATATGGCTTCAAGGCCGAGCTTGTGAAGGAAGGCAGTCATTACGACTACCTGGCCCGACTTACCTTGTAGCTCTTCGTTTCTTTTTCCACCAGAGGTAATACCCACTAAGTGGAAGTACACCTCCTATAAAGGCGGCCAGAAAGTAGAGTACCTTGGTGTAGGTTCCACCCCAGCTTCCGGTGTGGAAGGCATAGAACCAGCCCTTCAGTTTTTGCGAACGGGGTGTTTCCGCAGAGGAGATGACCCGTGTAGGTTCCCCGTTTGCCGGGTTGAATTCTACGGTATCCGTACGCCGCAGGTAGTTGCCTTGGTTCACCTGTATCTTGTTTTTTTCGATACGTAGGGAGGCATAATCGGAATACTGGGTCTGTACGTGCTGGAACGCTTTATCCCATGCCGTATAGTCTGTTTTTGTTTTCGTCTTTCCTTTTGTATGGGCGCCGTGGGGGACTGGCTGGGAAGAAGAGGTGCTTGCGTGGGCAGACGAGGAGGGGGTTCCTCCGAAAAGCCCGTAGGCAA includes:
- the argR gene encoding arginine repressor; amino-acid sequence: MKNKNSRLDSIKMIISSKEIGSQDELLQELTKEGFQLTQATLSRDLKQLKVAKAASMNGNYVYVLPNNTMYKRMTEPQKASEMLRHNGFISIEFSNNIAVIKTRPGYASSLAYDIDMHNFHEIIGTIAGDDTIMLVIRENCSRTEVKHALSTIIPNINQL
- a CDS encoding bifunctional 2-polyprenyl-6-hydroxyphenol methylase/3-demethylubiquinol 3-O-methyltransferase UbiG — translated: MNTAILPKEKDPMGAAIYEYFKTGKAGKLRVFSSQFEEDEIPVKELFRTYDHMPLLEQTALELAEGKILDVGAGSGCHSLALQEMGKKPVAIDISPLSVEVMQARGVDARLVNLFDPHFVERFDTILMLMNGSGIIGRVENFGTFFQRIKLLLNPGGSILMDSSDLRYLFEEEDGSFVVDLAADYYGQLDFRMQYKQIKGEAFDWLYVDFNTLRLYASQYGFKAELVKEGSHYDYLARLTL